The genomic window GGACAGAGCTTGGTTAACTACGCAAATCTTGCAGATGTTACTTTCAAATGATATCGATGTGTTGTGCAAAAAAGTTTTGAGGCATTCGGTTTTATTTTGCTGAAACGATGAGCATTATTTACCTTAAATACcttcttttattgttttataggGCCTCTATGGTGCTtccgaaaatgtaaaaaaaatcattggattGTGGTTGAGTTTTCCTTGACAGGAAGGAAGACATAAACGTATTAGACAACACATACTACGAGACAAGGAATATCAATACTTCATCATGTTCAAGCGAACTGTCAATTTGCCAGATAATTTTGCTGTGCCTTCAAAGGTAATGCGATTTCCAGGTGTTTTTCCATGTCTATCGATTAATGTCAAAACATTCGATTGAAAGTTATATTAAAATCAATGGCTCAGTGTACACGTACTTAAATGCATCATGTACAGATTGACTTTCAATTGATTCTCGTCATTTGAATGCACTTTCAgtgaaaacaacatttttataaGAATAAACAAGCATTGGTCATTGATTGAAAGCCAGGTCTACAGCTTAATAATTACTTATCTATTTGATCTCGAAGGACTTTTTCTAGTAGTAATAGCATCGTCTTTTGTGTCTTTTGGAGTATTATGATTTAGTGATGTACAACACATCGAACACAACATTTAAACTACATAGATTCGtgaatttgtatgaaatattAGTTTTTTCACACACACGTTTacatatactttgtatatataatatatatttaaaaattccaaaagaaccaaaagttaaataaaattgataaattatcAAGCGCATTTAACGATCTTAAGACTAGTTAAGACTATCATATTGTCATTGTTAAGGGGTATAAGTCTCCATGACGTAACAATACAGCATcgaatttgattttgttttatgttgaacaatgtttttcaaaagcttttatgTATACATGTTAAACATACTTGAAATACTTTTACATCCATCTTAGATTTGTGAGAATCTAAATTGATATTATTGAAAGAATCACATTGATACGAAGCACCTTTTTTTTGTTGACAATCATATAAACACTTATTTTAATAGAAAGACATTCATGGTCATCGTTCTTTAATGGATTCTCTGCGAACGTTTCCAGAGTTTGCTCAGTATAATATATCTAACAGATGTCCTAATGGTAAGTTGTTATATTACACATGCGTACTGCGAATTCACTTATGTTCGTGGGTACCGAATATCGTGGATTAAGGACAAACTATATGttcatgaaattttaatttcatggATTTGCCTAAGTCTAAACCTATAGGAAATTTGTCATTCGGTCatcatttaatttcgtggttcacctataaccacgaaatccacgaaaataagtaTTCAACGAATAGTAGGGAATCAACAGTATTTTAATTTAAATCCTTCTCTGTGTTCTGAATATATGTTACAGTTATTAAACTGACGATTGCCAGACTCTTTAAACATTTAAAGAACCATATGTTAACAGTAATTAAAAAGGGTCTTTGCGActactatttattcaaaatttattgcaTTCAAAATTACTTCTAgcaaattaaatatgttatagtagaaaaaaaaatataagatgaaAGTCCAGGTTGACTGATTTCGGAACCAGTTGAAATTCTCCTACTTATGATACATTCTTATTCAAAGGATTTCTGAATGCAGTATAAATTGTGTAACAAAGTAACAAAGGAATGTTTACCTTGAAAACGCACATGATTAACTTCTGTTATATTGATACACATTTGTAATTCCATGAAACAAAActagcagccaacaatgtggtgaaCATTTGCCATAAATACATTTACgttcttaaaattgaaattttaaatgcatttacaTCGGTCCGTGCACTCATCAGAGAGTCATAACTACATCACAGCTAAGTGCCCCTTCTGATCAGTTGAAGGTACTTACTGTGTATTGGTTACCTTAACTTCacataaaacaagtaaaatattatttcaattcGACCTCTAGTACGTGTTACATGTGTAACATGTCCGTGTGTTTTCAGTATGGTggattttaaaagaaacaaaatcagGCGAAGAATTTAAAGCCAACTGaaacaaaatgttgaaataaccgcatatcattttaacatgtatacaaataaattaatcaaACATAAATATTCTCTCTAATCTATAATACCTTTTCCCCCATAACTCTAGAAAAAGTAATGAAAGGTTTGAGAGTAGTTGATAAAGCATGGAATCCAGAAGAAGAAAAGAAATTAGGCACAATAGTAAAGGAATCCGGAAAAGAAGTTGACGTGCAATGGGACAAACCAGGACCAGTAGCCACCTCTTTAAAATTGTCTGAACTACGTTTATTCGACAATGGTGGTACAGGTAATCGCCGGTGACAGgttttctattttaattgtagATTGTGTACGtatattattactatgttaacatggttaacataACATATAATGTATTTGagttaaaatgttcaaaatgagAAATAACGAATAGAACAAATGAATAATGCTTCTACTGTTATTTGTTCATTTGCCTTTTCCTGTGACATGATGTTCTAAAACTATCACTCTATCAGCATATACCATTCACCTCTAATGTTTACATTATCAATGTTGCTGCATGGCAACTAATTGGAacttatacatataaatataatgtaaaaactAAACTGTTTGCAGTTTGAAGGTATTTGACAGTTGTAAGTATATTATCGATTGTATGACTCTTCAAATACAATAGTGTTACTCATATTCCTTTGTGATTCTCTAAACTGAAAGATCATATGGCCATTCATAAACAACTTAATGAGTCCCTGACTTGAAATACACAATTAAATATCTTGAAAATGTGGTAACAACACTTACATATATACCATTcttgatttgcatatctataaatgcTTGAATTTGAAACATATATAGATTTTAGAAGGTCAACATGTTGGCTAACTCCTTAGATACGACATGTCAATTGTGCATTTGATGGTCAATATAGTAGCCATTCGAAACATAATGTTAACCAAAAATAGTAAACATTTGGCGAAATTGGTTATAAGGAttaagtagatataagaagatgtggtaaaacTGACAACTGATTCATATTTGTAAGACTGGCAAATGATACATCTTCTTTTCGAAATGTACAGTAAGGGTAATAGCGTCTTCTTGCAAAAATATCAACTtgtgaactagcatgttaaaTTCTGTCTAACTAGCACAAATCATGGATTGTATGCATTTCATATTATGATTTCCTCTTAttgaaaaatcaataaatttgcCACTTGACTTTAAAGATATTCGAAATCCTCTCTTCATTATTCTCACGAGCACCACCACAATCCCATATTCAGGCTTGGTTGTGACTAgttaaacaatttatgattactAAAGGCGAacgaatacaaaaataaacaaaaaacctttacattttttttttggatttcattttgttcatttttcatacgCTTATCTCAGTTCAATAATGTATCCttagtttttgttttatgatAAACAATACTACAGGGATCTCGATCATAAAACTTTACTCGGTATTTTGGTGTATTCGATGTACACAGTTTATGATTAAAACACCAAacccagtattttgattggttgagtTTGAGTCTGACTACGATAATCGTACACGAAATTTGATGTATACTAGAGAATTTTAAGTTTTTGACGTACTTAAACGTAACAAACCTTAACATTTCCAAAATATGATTATTGTTATCTCCCGTTGACCATTTAACTTCTGAATTAAACAAAAACCGTATATTTTGACGTACGTAATAAACATTAACTTGGTCGTTGTAAAATTGTGTTTGTCTCCCTTTCTCCGTTTAgttcaaatttatttaatatagcGTATTCCACGAGCGAGACTAAGGGGACAACGGTACTATTAATTCtaccataggcgacaatactaacattttcttaGATATTTAGGCATATTAAAATACCCGGATTATCTGATTATCAGATCGTTCTGGGAGTTATTTTATTtgattgcctttaaaatgagTAAGGgctttacttttttttgtgtcttaTTGATAACCCAGCTTTTTTTTCAATGAATGATCTGTGGCGTGTGTGCCATAACCTATCAAGAAAAGTAGTTTGAAAActtggccagctgaaggacgcctccgtgtgtggggggtttctcgctgcattgaagaccaattgatggcactcggctgttgtctgctctatggttgagttgttttctatttgacacattttccatttccattctcaattttattttccttgGAAAGCTCATTTATATGgaaagtgaagaaaaaaaaacatatcgctGTGTTATACATTTGCCATGTTTCATGTTTAGAATTTCTTGAAGGAAATAGGTCCAAGAGTGCCAACAGGAGTGTTACGAACGGACAGACAGGGGGATTGAAGGTATCACTGTGTTACTATTACCCCTCGTAGCATCGCTGGGGACAGGTAATTACTCTGAAAAAAAGAAGGTTGTCTCTTGAAGAGAAAAGTTCTGCGTTTCGACAAAAAAAATCCAAGCCGACATGTAAGTTATCAAATACAAGATACGGTATCAAATTACGCAGAATGGGTTATAATATCTCTAACATTTATGTCAACGAAGAATGGCTTGATTTCTAAGATTGTTGGACCCTTTTACTACGATCATAGCATAAACTTTAGAAATTGACTGTCACATGGCATTGTTGTACAAGCTAAGCTGTCAATCAAACCGATACATTACCATGACAGGTGAACCATGCCGAGTAAGGTTTTTGAAAATAGTAATCTTGATATTTTTTCCCTGTTGCATTGCCTTAAATATTGGAACTAAGTTATGCATAAGTGACAATCAAAGCTGCATAAAGCAgcatatttgatttgtttaaaatttctgttgTTTTAATTCGGGAAGCTATCAGACTAGTCTTATATGcatgattattttattagttgttagtggcctTGAACTAGCCGTCagtactcttagatctgttcctagtgtctttttgttgttggggatgtacaagtacccggccacatctacttgtatttttgtccatctgatgagtttatattttttcaagtgatttttatagttcgttcttatattgtactgttataccactgtctcaggttcggggagggttgggatcccgctaacgtAAATTGTTTAACCCCGcgacattatgtatgtatgtacgcGTACGGTGCCTGTTCttagccaggagcctgtaattcagtggttgtcgtttgtttatgtgtttcatatttgttttttgttcattttttattatataaataagaccgtacGTTTTCGTTTTTGGATtgctttatattttcatttcggggccttttatagctgactatgcggtatgggctttgttcatttttgaaggctgtacagtgacctatagttgttaatttatgtgtcatttgggtcttttgtggagagttgtctcatttgcaatcataccacatcttctttttcataaatCTGCTTCATGATCATACAGACTACAAGAAACTTGAATATATAGCAAAATCGTGGTTCTATGGCGGTAGATAAGTAAAAGGGGCGgatccaaaaatttcaaaaagagagtttccagaataaaaagaaaaaaaacccagttgTTGTCTCCTTTTCTGTAATCTTCCCGTAATCTTTCGTATTtccgaagaaaaaaaatatccaatcaCAGACCCGCACCCCTGGTACAGCCACTGAGTaaattatttgtaactttttatcTGTTGTACATAGTAAGCTTGGATGTTCTGCATGCAGGAAAACTACCGAGTATAACATACGAtattttactttcttctgttcaACTGAAATTGATGCGCAGAATTCCATGACCCTGACCTTTGACATTTTTaggttttatgtttattttattttctgagtcatatttttttttttatagataatacATATCATTAATgttcagtatatattttttctcGATGTATCTAACAATTATTATGTTTCAAGTCATATAATCATGAGACAAAGGTATAAGTTATTTAACTTGTTTATTCTAAATTAAACTTGATGCACATAAATGTTTTCGTAGTGACGACGTAAAACTTGCCACTAATTATTAATAATCAGACTGAAACGACCAAATCGAActgaaaagtttagatttttcagTTTATAAAGTTCAATTTTCAGATCACAGTCCTTGCTGTTATGTATATCAGTTGAGTCTGTTTAAGTCTCACTCACCTACACGAGTTggtttaaaaacaatgaaaaggaCCCGTCCTTACTTAATTAACCACAAGGACTGTTAtttgaaaaatggacaaaaaaggtttttatatattgacaattgtatctttTAAGAACGAAATTTAAACAAATCTTGCATGACTTTATTCTGCAACCGTAGGAACATCTTGTTCTTCATCAGGTTCATTTATAAATCCAGCCATTCTCCTGCAAGTAAAACACATAACTCAACTTCACACGACGTTTAACCTTTTcacttgtcaacctgtcgacctcTGCACTTATCGCATTTTAAACATGTCGACCTGTCAACTTGTCGACCTTAATAATTGTCAACATTGTGGACCTTTTTAGAGTCAAACTGTCGGTCTGTTACTTTGTCAACTGAAATGTAACATATAAATCGATTTACTCCTCCGATTTCCCGATGGAACTACAGTATTGTTTATCTTACTTGACCTGACCTTATGAGGTATAGTCAGATAGTTGAACAGCTTTCTGCACAGTTCGGAGCACACCTATAAATTGTGTATAGGGAGGTCGATAATTCCCTCAGTCCCGAGAAAACGGAAGACGGACAAAAAAGAATGGAAAATATTGACTTTCAAAAGAATACCAAAAAAGCTTTGTGGTAAACCTTTTTTCTGTAAATGTGTTATATTCTTACTTTTGTACACATTTTACTTTCGTTCAGCTAAATGCATGTTCATGTTATTGATAAGGAAGCAACCCTTTTATTTTTAGGGGAGGGGGTATAtggataaatttgttttatttctaacatTTTTGGAGAAATTTCGATTGAGCCTATTTTATCATTGCTTGCCTGCGTGATTTTTTCCATATTCCAAACAACAATGGTTTGCAGccatttttgattttgttaatcGATCATTTAATTTTTCGGGGGAGGGGGAGAGATATTGATTcggaaattttgttttgaaaattatctaATGGGCAGAACTATCTTCTTTTTAAATTCACAGCACGACCCCTCCCCCAATATCGAACGGTCCTTGCTTCGTACATGAATGTTATTTACAATTAAAAGAATATTATCCGACTGAAATGTGACATGCTGAAACCGGCTAAGGGAGACAACCAcaaaataatttatgttttataagTCCGTATATCTGTAAGCCTAAGTCACTTGTGTTTACGTACGTAAGTTTCGTTTGAAACGTAAAATTCTCTATTAAAACAGAAGACAACTTATACCGTTAACGACGCTAAATTGTGGATTTTGCATTTGTCTGATAGAAATCCAATAACATTATAATTCCGTATGAATTTGTAGAGCATTGGCATAGCAATGATACTGCAATCATACACGATGTAGAatttaaatgtattaaatatttgaagGAGTGTTGCATAACAACGTTGCATGTAAGGAATGTAATACATATCCTTTACGTGGTTTACGGTGGAAATGTCTCAACTGTGATGACTACGACCTATGCACGTTTTGTTATATGGCTGATGCACACAATTTGAGGCATATATTCCTACGCTTCAAAAGAAATGATTCTAAAGGGTAAATATAACTGTGTTTTTTCTACCCTTTTTGGgggatttgttttttatttttacttgtcgtttcaattattaaaaaaaaggtggaaaataaaggcaacagtagtttaccgctgttcgaaattcatacaTCGATAtggaaaaaacaaatctgggttacaaactaaactgagggaaacgtttcaaatataagagaactaggACACAACAggaacataacattaaaatgtaacacacacagaaacgaactgtaatgttaaaaatattatatggaaagttattttgattttgttttgtcaaCTTTATATAAGTCAgagtcaagttttttttaaaacaaactcTCGTCCTTTTATCAAAAAGGTTATCTGAAAGTACGTAGACTTAATATATGAATAATCAGTGTTCAGGATTTAACAGTGTTGTTCTTTTTTGTTAACCcgtgtatttatatttatttacttattttttacgTCATCGATacgtatatatgttacagtgaatttgtataatcagtgattgtgtagaatccctgaaattttcagggattatgtagagtCACTGGCCAGTTTAGGGACTATATATAagcactaaaattttcagggattatgtataatcactagaaaaaagtcagg from Mytilus galloprovincialis chromosome 5, xbMytGall1.hap1.1, whole genome shotgun sequence includes these protein-coding regions:
- the LOC143077067 gene encoding E3 ubiquitin-protein ligase MIB2-like; translated protein: MFKRTVNLPDNFAVPSKKDIHGHRSLMDSLRTFPEFAQYNISNRCPNEKVMKGLRVVDKAWNPEEEKKLGTIVKESGKEVDVQWDKPGPVATSLKLSELRLFDNGGTGVLHNNVACKECNTYPLRGLRWKCLNCDDYDLCTFCYMADAHNLRHIFLRFKRNDSKGVEIPPRLPLKCTGYAFACGILKNAVVNLRKNTQKKECYVHKRYIQNDIL